The genomic segment TACCCGCAAGGGGCAGTGACCGACTGGGAAATCCGCAGCCCGCAGGTGGGCGGTCCCGAAGCCTCGGAAGAAGAGTTTCCCTCCTTCCGGGGGATGGATCCGGCCATGTTCAAACGGACCAGTACTGCGGGGAGAGGATCTGCTGGCCACGTGGCCAAAGAGAGCGGGCATGGGTCTCACTGAATTGAGCGTTGTCACGGCTCAGGACTGGAGGTTGAACCATGGCTGATACTAACCTGCGAAACGACAAGGAACTTCCGGTGATCGTGCGCGACGAGGTGCATGCGGACCATGTCCTCTTCATCGATGCCGACGGCAATCCGGTCACCGATCTAGATATGTTCGAACGTTTTTCCTGCAAGATCCCGAACCTGAACCCCGACACTCCGGACCGGGTGGAGCCTGACCTGGTCAACGAACGGGAGTTCTTCGAGGACGACCTGCCGCTGCTGCCGGGCGGCGGGCGGATTCGCATATTCGGCTTCAAGGAACCGGATGGAGAACCGCAGTTTCCGGCTCCGACCATGCGCTGGGTGGAAGGGAAGATTATCCACTCGATCGTCCACATGAAGAAGAACACCCACACCATCCACCATCACGGCATGGACGGCACCAACTTCAACGACGGGGTGGGGCACACCGGCTTCGAGGTCAGCGGCAGTTACACCCACCAGTTCAAGCCGAGGGTCGCCGGCACCTACCTCTACCACTGCCACAAGAACACCGTCCTGCACTTCGAGATGGGGATGTACGGTTTTCTCATCGTCGATCCGCCGGTCGAGGGAGCGCCGTTCCGGGACGGCGGACGGGGGATGGTGCGGCGGATGAACGACATCGTTCCCTACGACGTCGAAGCCATGTGGGCGGTCGACGAGTTCGACACCCGCTGGCACCGGCCCATCAACCACCTGGCCGGGCTGGCATGCCCCTTCTACAACAGCTCGCAGGTGAATGCCTTCGTCCCTACGGGCGATGAGAACGTCGGCCTGCACGATTTCCGGCCCGATGTCTTTCTCGTTTCGGGCGTCGCTTCCACGGGTGAACCGATCGCCGACCGCCGGGTGGCGGTGCAGGCCGCCTGGGGCGACACCATACTCATCCGGCTGCTCAATGCCGGCTACACGGTGCAGGAGTACCTCTTCCCGGACCTCACCGTCGAGGTGGTCGATGTCGACGGCCGTCCTCTGGGGCACGAGCCCGAGGGGACCTTTTCCCGACCCTTCACCATTGCCGCCGGCACACCCTTCCGGCTCACCACGGCAAGGCGCTACAGCATGCTCGTCACCCCGGCCGAAATCGGCCGTCATCCCTTCAAGGTGCGTTTCCTGCACTGGATCACCGGCCGCGAAGTGGGTCGCCTCGAAACCTTCATCGACGTGCTTTGATTGGCAGGAATGAAAAAACTCCCCCCCCCTTAGCGGGGAGGGAGTTCAATGGCTGGGTGGAAGGTTGCACCTGATCAAATTCGTTTTTTTCGCCCTCAATGACTCTCAATGATGGTGGTGACCACCCTCCCG from the Desulfuromonadales bacterium genome contains:
- a CDS encoding multicopper oxidase domain-containing protein; this translates as MADTNLRNDKELPVIVRDEVHADHVLFIDADGNPVTDLDMFERFSCKIPNLNPDTPDRVEPDLVNEREFFEDDLPLLPGGGRIRIFGFKEPDGEPQFPAPTMRWVEGKIIHSIVHMKKNTHTIHHHGMDGTNFNDGVGHTGFEVSGSYTHQFKPRVAGTYLYHCHKNTVLHFEMGMYGFLIVDPPVEGAPFRDGGRGMVRRMNDIVPYDVEAMWAVDEFDTRWHRPINHLAGLACPFYNSSQVNAFVPTGDENVGLHDFRPDVFLVSGVASTGEPIADRRVAVQAAWGDTILIRLLNAGYTVQEYLFPDLTVEVVDVDGRPLGHEPEGTFSRPFTIAAGTPFRLTTARRYSMLVTPAEIGRHPFKVRFLHWITGREVGRLETFIDVL